One segment of Rickettsiella grylli DNA contains the following:
- a CDS encoding response regulator: protein MSILKLRTHLVEKIKSFGNNFHPIFKNATEENLYKRIDQSSRILSIDDNKICQKINVNQLQKWGCFVECVYSARQALEKLSSPYEMILLDLNLPDCSTDIFIHLIRSDEGNCNHKAPIVLTSSWLNDAYKKHYLALGVNEVYIKPMNEKDFERILQNYKMIN, encoded by the coding sequence ATGTCCATTTTAAAACTACGAACCCATCTCGTTGAGAAAATTAAATCATTTGGAAATAATTTTCATCCGATTTTTAAAAACGCTACTGAAGAAAATTTATATAAAAGGATAGATCAATCCAGTCGAATTTTATCAATAGATGATAATAAAATTTGTCAGAAGATTAATGTTAATCAACTTCAGAAGTGGGGTTGCTTTGTAGAATGTGTCTATTCTGCCCGTCAAGCATTAGAAAAATTGTCTTCTCCTTACGAAATGATACTTTTAGATCTTAATTTACCGGATTGCAGTACGGATATTTTTATTCATTTGATTCGTAGTGATGAAGGAAATTGTAATCACAAAGCGCCTATTGTCTTAACAAGTAGTTGGTTGAATGATGCTTATAAAAAACACTATTTAGCATTAGGCGTTAATGAAGTCTATATAAAGCCAATGAACGAGAAAGATTTTGAAAGAATTCTACAAAATTATAAGATGATTAATTAA
- the lolD gene encoding lipoprotein-releasing ABC transporter ATP-binding protein LolD, whose product MNKLATKPTLPVLSCSQLSKTFHDGSLYVNVLKPINFSVYARDRIAIIGPSGAGKSTLLHLLGGLDQPSSGEVFLAGQNLAELTENQRSHLRNRYLGFIYQFHHLLPEFTVLENVCIPLLLAHVKPTLAEKKSLTLLKKVGLSHRQHHKLGELSGGERQRTAIARALINNPLCLLADEPTGNLDRYTAEQVYQTLLELNAEFNTSLVIVTHDHALANRLDKILRIEDGQLIATV is encoded by the coding sequence ATGAATAAATTAGCGACCAAACCAACCCTACCGGTTTTAAGTTGCTCTCAATTAAGTAAAACGTTCCATGATGGTTCTCTCTACGTCAATGTCCTTAAACCTATCAATTTTTCGGTCTATGCACGTGATCGTATTGCTATCATTGGTCCTTCAGGCGCAGGAAAAAGTACGCTTTTGCATTTATTAGGTGGTTTAGATCAACCCAGTTCCGGTGAAGTTTTTCTGGCAGGACAAAATCTCGCTGAATTAACAGAAAATCAACGCAGTCATTTACGTAATCGGTATCTTGGTTTCATTTATCAATTCCATCACTTATTACCCGAGTTTACCGTACTCGAAAATGTATGTATTCCCTTACTACTCGCTCACGTTAAACCGACACTTGCTGAGAAAAAATCACTGACTTTATTAAAAAAAGTGGGACTTTCACATCGTCAACATCATAAGCTCGGTGAATTATCGGGAGGCGAACGTCAACGCACGGCTATTGCAAGAGCATTGATCAATAATCCGCTTTGTCTATTAGCGGATGAACCCACAGGCAATCTTGATCGCTATACCGCTGAGCAAGTCTACCAGACCTTACTTGAGCTTAATGCAGAATTTAATACCAGCTTAGTCATTGTGACACATGATCACGCACTTGCGAACCGATTAGACAAAATTTTACGTATAGAAGATGGCCAATTAATCGCTACCGTTTAA
- a CDS encoding lipoprotein-releasing ABC transporter permease subunit, which produces MFRPIALYIGLRYTRAKKRNHFISFISLTSMIGIALGVMVLITVLSVMNGFDDAISHRIFNMATQVTITTTQGEPITQLTSLIRKISHQPHVIASAPYVSGQGMLVDQGQSHPIMITGVLPHLEKNVSEIPHKIIEGHFNLEPGHYNIVLGEELALMLGIQIGDKVNIITPRVSLTPVGLIPRFKTFTVSGIFRVGRSFGFETSMAYIALKDAQTLFQLNQGVTGLRLKLDDLFAAPQVSSALNQLLPPTYTALDWTHTFGSLIYAISLEKRMMFFILLLLIAISAFNLVSSLMMVVTDKQSDIAILRTLGATPGTILSIFMIQGCVIGFVGTVLGVIAGIGLASQVSALLSFIEHTFHVQILASNVYFFVDKLPSKIETADIIHICIAALSMSLLATLYPALKAARTLPAEALRYE; this is translated from the coding sequence GTGTTTCGTCCTATCGCTTTATACATCGGCTTGCGTTATACCCGTGCAAAGAAGCGCAATCATTTTATCTCGTTTATTTCACTGACATCAATGATTGGTATTGCATTGGGCGTCATGGTGTTAATTACTGTTTTGTCCGTTATGAACGGCTTTGATGATGCGATTTCCCATCGTATCTTTAATATGGCAACGCAAGTCACTATCACAACAACCCAGGGTGAACCGATTACTCAACTGACGTCATTAATTCGAAAAATATCTCATCAACCACATGTCATTGCGAGTGCTCCTTACGTTTCTGGACAAGGGATGCTCGTCGATCAAGGACAATCTCATCCGATTATGATAACCGGTGTACTTCCTCATCTAGAAAAAAATGTTTCTGAAATTCCTCATAAAATAATAGAAGGTCATTTTAATTTAGAACCGGGTCATTACAACATTGTACTCGGTGAAGAATTAGCCTTAATGTTAGGGATTCAAATTGGCGATAAAGTCAATATCATCACACCTCGTGTCAGCTTAACACCGGTTGGTCTTATCCCTCGTTTTAAAACGTTTACGGTGAGTGGAATTTTTCGTGTGGGTCGAAGTTTTGGTTTTGAAACAAGCATGGCTTATATCGCATTAAAAGATGCACAAACATTGTTTCAATTAAATCAAGGTGTAACCGGCTTACGACTAAAATTGGATGATCTTTTTGCTGCACCACAGGTTTCCAGTGCACTGAATCAATTATTACCCCCGACTTATACGGCACTGGATTGGACCCATACGTTTGGAAGTTTGATCTATGCTATTTCTTTAGAAAAAAGAATGATGTTTTTTATCCTATTATTACTCATTGCTATTTCAGCGTTTAATTTAGTGTCATCATTAATGATGGTGGTCACGGATAAACAATCTGATATCGCTATTCTGCGTACCTTAGGGGCAACACCAGGAACCATTTTAAGTATTTTTATGATCCAAGGCTGTGTGATTGGTTTCGTGGGCACTGTATTGGGCGTAATCGCTGGAATTGGCCTCGCTTCTCAAGTGAGCGCTCTCTTAAGCTTTATTGAACATACCTTTCACGTGCAAATTCTTGCTTCGAATGTTTATTTTTTCGTTGACAAATTGCCTTCAAAAATTGAAACAGCGGATATCATTCATATTTGTATCGCGGCGCTGAGTATGAGTTTGTTAGCTACGCTCTATCCCGCGTTAAAGGCTGCACGAACACTCCCTGCAGAGGCACTCCGTTATGAATAA
- a CDS encoding enoyl-ACP reductase FabI translates to MGLLNDKCALIVGLASDRSIAYGIAEAMHREGAQLAFTYQGEKLKDRVTKMANKDFNSDIVIPCDVSRDSDITELFKQLNVHWDGLDSLIHSVAYAPTDQLKGDYFENINREGFRIAHDISSYSLGALAKAAFPMMKNLPHGGAILTLSYLGAEKALQNYNIMGLAKASLEANVRYLANSLGPQRIRVNAISAGPIRTLAASGISGFRKILAYNAAVTPLRQNTTIEQVGNTAAFLCSDMASGITGEIVHVDGGFHAIVAMDHSTKTSSI, encoded by the coding sequence ATGGGTCTGTTAAACGATAAATGCGCATTAATCGTTGGTTTAGCCAGTGATCGGTCCATCGCTTATGGTATTGCTGAAGCAATGCATCGTGAAGGCGCCCAGCTTGCTTTTACCTATCAAGGTGAGAAATTAAAAGATCGTGTCACAAAAATGGCGAATAAGGATTTTAACTCGGATATCGTGATTCCCTGTGATGTGAGCCGAGACAGCGATATTACTGAACTTTTTAAACAACTGAATGTCCATTGGGATGGGCTGGATAGTTTAATTCATTCCGTTGCGTATGCACCGACCGATCAATTAAAAGGCGATTATTTTGAAAATATAAATCGCGAAGGATTTAGGATCGCACATGACATTAGTAGTTACAGTTTAGGCGCTTTAGCCAAAGCCGCGTTTCCGATGATGAAAAATCTTCCCCACGGAGGCGCTATTTTAACACTCAGCTACTTAGGTGCTGAAAAAGCACTGCAAAATTACAATATTATGGGCTTAGCGAAAGCAAGTTTAGAAGCCAATGTTCGTTATCTTGCGAACAGCCTAGGGCCTCAACGCATCCGTGTCAATGCTATCTCAGCAGGACCGATTCGTACGCTAGCGGCATCGGGCATCTCAGGTTTTCGAAAAATTTTGGCGTATAATGCTGCTGTTACACCGCTGCGCCAAAACACGACCATAGAGCAAGTGGGTAATACAGCTGCTTTCCTTTGTTCGGACATGGCTTCTGGCATTACCGGAGAAATTGTGCATGTTGACGGTGGATTTCATGCGATCGTCGCTATGGATCATTCAACAAAAACCTCCTCCATTTGA
- the udk gene encoding uridine kinase has translation MTQRCIIIGIAGASASGKSLLAHTIVKELGSEQVAVISEDSYYKDNSTLAFEKRLENNYDHPDAFDHDLLIEHLKQLQAGQSAEIPIYNHTLHIREQETRRLGPHNIIVLEGILLFAEINLRELMDICIYMDTPLDVCLSRRIQRDVIERGRDIEAVLRQYQQTVRPMYSQFIEPSKHYADIIVPRGGENRIAIELIKAKIRELLNHFSLKNKEGNHGSVKR, from the coding sequence ATGACGCAACGTTGTATCATCATCGGTATCGCCGGCGCTTCAGCTTCGGGTAAAAGTTTATTGGCCCATACCATCGTCAAAGAATTAGGCTCTGAGCAAGTTGCTGTTATTTCCGAAGATTCTTATTATAAAGATAACAGCACCCTTGCTTTTGAGAAACGTTTAGAAAATAATTATGACCATCCTGATGCATTCGATCACGACCTACTTATCGAACATCTTAAACAATTACAAGCGGGCCAATCGGCAGAAATTCCTATTTATAATCATACGTTGCATATTCGTGAACAAGAAACACGACGTCTAGGACCGCATAACATTATTGTTTTAGAAGGCATTTTACTTTTTGCTGAAATTAATTTAAGAGAATTGATGGATATCTGTATTTATATGGATACCCCTTTAGATGTTTGTTTGAGCCGCCGCATCCAGCGTGATGTCATTGAACGAGGAAGAGATATTGAAGCCGTATTAAGGCAATATCAACAAACGGTTCGTCCGATGTATTCTCAATTCATAGAGCCTTCAAAGCATTATGCAGACATCATTGTTCCTCGAGGAGGGGAAAATCGAATTGCCATTGAACTTATCAAAGCAAAAATCCGCGAACTATTAAATCATTTTAGCCTTAAAAACAAAGAGGGAAACCATGGGTCTGTTAAACGATAA